From Echinicola soli, a single genomic window includes:
- a CDS encoding HlyD family secretion protein: protein MEILLLLIYAGIIWLIFFKFKLLPWNTITQVTVITIPVVAITLLILFLNIVAPSSHDVRVMNYNVEVVPRVTGLVVDVPVEPNEHVKKDDTLFLIDPTPFQLKVNTLEAKLPGLEAKLVSAEAFDRELESQLTTANNHIRVINTQIDLALKRLDQTRELAQSGAGSRFDFEEAETNLKNLEAQLAVAESEKSQIIQKLSAQSSEGELAEISEARAVLEQAKSDLALARWELDQTVYRAPADGRVVNLQLRTGAMAVQFPIKPVMTFVEDEQWVVALYAQNELRLVEDGNEAEIAIKTHPNTIIKCTVDHIVWANAQGQLTTSGRIPDTREEGHHEGRFAVRLKIDENEDVFLAPGAVGQGAIYTEHGKLIHLIRKVIIRVGTKLDWLIIKLH from the coding sequence ATGGAGATATTATTACTACTGATATATGCCGGTATCATCTGGTTGATATTTTTTAAATTTAAGCTCCTGCCTTGGAACACCATTACCCAGGTTACTGTCATTACTATACCTGTCGTGGCCATCACGTTACTCATCCTTTTCCTTAATATCGTAGCGCCTTCATCGCATGATGTCAGGGTGATGAACTATAATGTCGAAGTAGTCCCACGTGTCACTGGACTGGTCGTGGACGTACCTGTAGAGCCCAACGAACATGTAAAAAAAGACGATACGCTTTTCCTGATAGATCCTACACCCTTTCAACTAAAAGTAAACACCTTGGAAGCAAAACTTCCGGGATTAGAGGCTAAATTGGTCAGTGCAGAGGCTTTCGATCGGGAGTTGGAATCTCAACTTACCACGGCCAATAACCACATCAGGGTCATCAATACCCAAATAGATCTGGCCTTAAAGCGCCTGGACCAAACCCGCGAATTGGCCCAAAGCGGAGCAGGATCCCGTTTCGATTTTGAAGAGGCAGAAACCAACCTCAAAAATCTGGAAGCCCAACTTGCCGTGGCCGAATCTGAAAAATCCCAAATAATCCAAAAACTCTCCGCTCAATCCAGTGAAGGTGAACTAGCGGAAATTTCCGAAGCCCGTGCTGTCCTTGAGCAGGCCAAATCTGACCTGGCACTGGCAAGGTGGGAACTGGATCAGACCGTTTATCGTGCCCCAGCTGATGGAAGAGTAGTCAATCTGCAATTGAGGACAGGTGCTATGGCTGTCCAATTCCCCATAAAACCTGTGATGACATTTGTGGAAGATGAGCAATGGGTCGTAGCCCTCTATGCACAAAATGAGCTGCGGCTGGTGGAAGACGGAAACGAAGCCGAAATTGCCATCAAGACCCACCCAAACACGATCATTAAATGCACAGTAGACCACATCGTCTGGGCCAATGCGCAGGGACAGCTCACCACTAGCGGCAGAATCCCCGACACCCGTGAGGAGGGACATCACGAAGGAAGATTTGCCGTACGATTAAAAATAGACGAAAACGAGGATGTTTTCTTGGCACCAGGAGCAGTAGGGCAAGGCGCCATTTATACGGAACACGGAAAATTAATCCATTTAATAAGAAAGGTTATAATACGGGTGGGAACCAAACTGGATTGGCTGATTATTAAACTACATTAA
- a CDS encoding DUF3302 domain-containing protein: MKSSSLFNKLLMLTISIASSPSLLYASTFEDKLADIVSWIALIVAPIVGIGVFLMVHVLPEKIAEKRQHPQAQAIKTLCILSLVFGGLLWPLAWLWAYSKPVFYKMAYGTDKGDYHEETLKEFNQSKNKDQGDS, from the coding sequence ATGAAAAGCAGTTCACTATTTAACAAGCTATTGATGTTGACAATTAGCATTGCATCCTCGCCATCATTGCTCTATGCCTCTACTTTCGAAGACAAATTAGCTGACATAGTGAGCTGGATTGCACTTATCGTAGCCCCTATAGTGGGAATCGGAGTCTTCCTTATGGTCCATGTCCTTCCAGAAAAAATTGCCGAAAAGCGACAGCATCCACAAGCCCAGGCTATCAAGACCCTCTGCATCTTATCGCTAGTTTTTGGAGGGCTGCTTTGGCCATTGGCCTGGCTATGGGCCTATTCCAAACCCGTTTTCTACAAAATGGCCTATGGCACCGACAAAGGGGATTACCATGAAGAGACACTGAAAGAATTTAACCAAAGCAAAAATAAAGATCAGGGCGATTCCTGA